A single Blastopirellula retiformator DNA region contains:
- a CDS encoding c-type cytochrome → MSRSLLALLFFCLVASVAIAQEKKPTGNTATPIDLITTLPGFQVELLYSVPADVQGSWVNLCTDDKGRILVSDQFGGLYRITPPPAGETLSQDDIEAVPAKIRGVNGMLWAFDSLYVGVNDYERKIPSGLYRITDSDGDDMLDKVELLRELNSGSDHGVHAVLPTPDGEAFYLVTGNNTKPTKLADSSPVRQVWGEDHLLPSMPDGRGHNRGVLAPGGIIYRVSPDGKKFEAVANGFRNIFDAAVNHDGELFTYDADMEYDFNTPWYRPTRICHVTSGAEFGWRNGAGKRMPFYADNLPGILDIGPGSPTGMTFGYGAKFPAKYQEALYALDWSWGKLYAVHLTPSGSSYTATKEEFVTGAPLPITDAIINPKDGAMYFAIGGRRVQSGLYRVTYVGDESTKRVDPPSAASEAREVRYALEAFHGKQDPAAIEAAWPYLADEDRFIRFAARTAIEHQPVETWADKALNETDPAKQVTALLALARVTGIDPQHRKKSDPAVDVAMRDKLLTAITAIDAEKLDLAQQLILVRTVQIILVRFGEPDQAMVDRLTAQLDPLFPAKSAELNWLLCETLAYLQSPTVAAKAMALIAAAPAQEEQMQYARSIRFLTAGWTPELRKQYIEWFLKAANYKGGASFDKFIEFIRTDAVASISDEEKESMQELLAKKAEKKSALENLGEIFAGRETTEWTLEELSSAAKTGLKGRDYANGRKMFAAAGCYACHRFGDQGGMTGPDLTSAGRRYSPHDLLDQVINPSKVINDQFSSVKVLTFDGKIHTGVVVNLNGNSMILNTDLTNPNDRVNINRNDIEEMAVSKISAMPTGLFKSMTKEEILDLTAYLLSGGDPGHHFFEK, encoded by the coding sequence ATGTCTCGTTCTCTACTTGCCCTGCTGTTTTTCTGCCTGGTCGCGTCGGTGGCGATCGCCCAAGAGAAGAAACCGACCGGCAATACCGCGACGCCGATCGACCTGATCACGACGCTGCCGGGCTTTCAGGTCGAGCTGCTTTACTCGGTGCCGGCCGACGTGCAGGGGTCGTGGGTCAATCTGTGCACCGACGACAAAGGTCGCATCTTGGTGAGCGATCAGTTTGGCGGGCTCTATCGCATCACGCCGCCGCCGGCGGGCGAAACCTTGAGCCAGGACGACATCGAGGCGGTGCCGGCCAAGATCCGCGGCGTCAACGGCATGCTGTGGGCGTTCGACTCGTTGTATGTCGGCGTGAACGATTACGAGCGGAAGATTCCTTCGGGCCTCTACCGCATTACCGACAGCGACGGCGACGACATGCTGGACAAGGTCGAGCTGCTGCGCGAGCTGAACTCGGGCAGCGACCATGGCGTGCATGCGGTGTTGCCGACGCCGGATGGCGAAGCGTTTTACCTGGTGACCGGCAACAATACCAAGCCGACCAAGCTGGCCGATAGTTCGCCGGTGCGTCAGGTGTGGGGCGAAGACCATCTGTTGCCGAGCATGCCGGATGGCCGCGGGCACAACCGGGGCGTCTTGGCGCCGGGGGGCATCATCTATCGCGTTTCGCCCGACGGCAAGAAGTTTGAAGCGGTCGCCAATGGCTTTCGCAACATCTTTGACGCGGCGGTCAATCATGACGGCGAGCTGTTTACGTATGACGCCGACATGGAATATGACTTTAACACGCCCTGGTATCGCCCGACCCGCATTTGCCACGTCACCAGCGGCGCCGAGTTTGGCTGGCGGAACGGCGCCGGCAAACGGATGCCGTTTTACGCCGACAATCTGCCGGGGATCTTGGACATCGGCCCAGGCTCGCCGACCGGCATGACGTTTGGCTATGGGGCGAAGTTTCCGGCCAAGTACCAAGAGGCGTTGTATGCGCTCGATTGGAGCTGGGGCAAGCTGTACGCGGTTCACCTGACGCCGAGCGGTTCGTCGTACACGGCGACCAAAGAAGAGTTTGTGACCGGCGCCCCGCTGCCGATCACCGACGCGATCATCAACCCGAAAGATGGCGCGATGTACTTTGCCATCGGCGGGCGTCGCGTGCAGTCAGGCCTGTACCGGGTGACCTATGTTGGCGACGAGTCGACCAAGCGGGTCGATCCGCCGAGCGCGGCCAGCGAAGCTCGCGAAGTGCGTTACGCCTTGGAAGCGTTCCACGGCAAGCAAGACCCAGCGGCGATCGAGGCGGCGTGGCCTTACCTGGCCGACGAGGATCGCTTCATTCGCTTCGCCGCTCGCACCGCGATTGAGCATCAGCCAGTCGAGACCTGGGCCGATAAAGCGTTGAACGAGACCGACCCGGCAAAGCAGGTGACGGCGCTGCTGGCTTTGGCTCGCGTGACCGGCATCGATCCGCAGCATCGCAAGAAGAGCGACCCGGCGGTCGACGTGGCGATGCGCGACAAGCTACTGACGGCGATCACGGCGATTGATGCGGAGAAGCTCGATCTGGCGCAGCAACTGATTTTGGTTCGCACGGTGCAGATCATCTTGGTTCGCTTTGGTGAGCCCGATCAGGCGATGGTCGACAGGCTGACCGCGCAGCTGGATCCGCTCTTCCCGGCAAAGTCGGCCGAGTTGAACTGGCTGCTATGCGAAACGCTGGCCTACCTGCAATCGCCAACGGTCGCCGCCAAGGCAATGGCGTTGATCGCGGCGGCGCCGGCGCAGGAAGAGCAGATGCAGTATGCCCGGTCGATTCGCTTCTTGACCGCAGGCTGGACGCCGGAGCTGCGGAAGCAGTACATCGAGTGGTTCCTGAAAGCGGCCAACTACAAGGGTGGCGCCAGTTTCGACAAGTTCATCGAGTTCATTCGGACCGACGCCGTCGCTTCGATCAGCGATGAAGAAAAAGAGAGCATGCAGGAGCTGCTGGCGAAGAAGGCCGAAAAGAAGTCGGCCCTGGAGAACCTGGGCGAGATCTTCGCCGGCCGCGAAACGACCGAGTGGACGCTGGAAGAACTTTCGAGCGCCGCGAAGACCGGCTTGAAAGGTCGCGACTACGCCAACGGCCGCAAGATGTTTGCGGCGGCTGGATGTTACGCCTGCCATCGGTTTGGCGATCAGGGGGGAATGACCGGTCCCGATCTGACGTCGGCCGGGCGTCGTTACTCGCCGCATGACTTGCTGGACCAGGTGATCAACCCCAGCAAGGTGATCAACGATCAGTTCTCGTCGGTCAAAGTGCTGACCTTCGACGGCAAAATCCACACCGGCGTGGTGGTCAACCTGAACGGCAACTCGATGATCTTGAACACCGATCTGACCAATCCGAATGATCGAGTGAACATCAACCGCAATGACATCGAAGAAATGGCGGTCTCGAAGATCTCGGCCATGCCGACCGGGCTGTTCAAATCGATGACCAAGGAAGAAATTTTGGACCTGACCGCCTACCTGCTAAGCGGCGGCGACCCGGGGCATCACTTCTTTGAGAAGTAG
- a CDS encoding DUF4956 domain-containing protein gives MEFLEVPIFDADIFKLLVRFGINLFFLTLVVALGIYPSQQKREFAFTAVMLNIVVFFICFTMKKLELDLGLALGLFAVFGVLRYRTDAIRPKEMTYLFIVIGIAVINSLANRKTSYAEVMLVNSVIFASTMLKERVVGNGVNGGDKKKEKLSGGDGNGREGGNGDVKEKPSKREKYTLEYDRLEWLGDAHRAELLADLRTRTGLNVEQVEIKTIDLPQQKATLAIWIAPSEPDAPPNA, from the coding sequence ATGGAATTTCTCGAAGTCCCGATCTTCGACGCCGACATCTTTAAGCTGCTGGTACGTTTCGGCATCAATCTCTTCTTTTTGACGCTGGTGGTGGCGTTGGGGATTTATCCCAGTCAGCAGAAGCGCGAGTTCGCGTTTACGGCGGTGATGCTGAACATCGTCGTCTTCTTTATCTGCTTCACGATGAAGAAGCTGGAGCTGGACCTTGGCCTGGCGCTGGGGTTGTTCGCCGTGTTTGGGGTGCTGCGGTATCGGACCGACGCGATCCGCCCCAAAGAGATGACCTACCTCTTTATCGTGATCGGCATCGCGGTGATTAACTCGCTGGCCAATCGCAAAACGAGCTACGCCGAAGTGATGCTGGTCAACAGCGTGATCTTCGCCAGCACGATGCTGAAAGAGCGCGTGGTCGGCAATGGAGTAAACGGCGGCGACAAGAAGAAAGAGAAGTTAAGCGGCGGCGATGGTAACGGACGCGAAGGCGGAAATGGCGACGTCAAAGAGAAGCCTTCCAAACGGGAAAAGTACACGCTGGAATACGATCGGCTTGAGTGGCTAGGAGACGCCCACCGCGCCGAGCTGCTTGCCGATCTGCGTACCCGCACCGGCCTGAATGTTGAGCAGGTCGAGATCAAGACGATCGACCTGCCGCAACAGAAGGCGACGCTGGCGATCTGGATCGCACCGAGCGAACCGGACGCTCCGCCGAACGCGTAA
- a CDS encoding CotH kinase family protein, whose protein sequence is MMRYVYRIGLMLLLAFLTTAAVGQGAGGFPGFGGPGGPGGNRADRELVEEYDRDENGWLNQQERAEARAEVKSAGNRRGGFGGGRGRGGNRPAAEPGPKLSPADVENFPDAKWYDPYVLRTIFLEFENDDWEQELEDFHDTDVEAVATLTVDGKSYQNVGIRFRGASSYFMVPAGYKRSLNVSLDLADEDQRLHGYKTLNLLNGASDASFMSTVLYSQIAREFIPAPKANHVRVVINGESWGVYTNVQQFDKDFLKENYPSSKGTRWKVSGSPNGDGGLRYLGEDVDQYKSRYDMKSSDGAKAWAALIRLCRTLNETPAEQLEAELAPMLDIDETLKFLALDVALVNSDGYWTRASDYYIFLDKEKQFHVIPHDMNEAFQGGRGPGGRGPGGPRGPGRFGPPAGPDGDGGPMPPEGRPDVRRPEDGERGRQRGRGMFGGFGFGFGGPGGPGGPGGHGGVELDPLVSLENPRMPLRSRLLALPHLREKYLAYVREIAEKTFAPEHVEPIIARHAELIAADIANDTRKLESLEAFEQATAVKDPGEGSLLNFLQKRREYLLNYQPPAAK, encoded by the coding sequence ATGATGCGATACGTTTACCGAATTGGCCTGATGCTGCTGCTGGCGTTTTTGACGACCGCCGCCGTAGGGCAGGGGGCAGGCGGTTTCCCCGGCTTTGGCGGACCAGGCGGGCCCGGCGGCAATCGGGCCGATCGCGAACTTGTCGAAGAGTATGACCGCGACGAAAACGGTTGGCTCAACCAGCAGGAACGGGCCGAAGCGCGGGCCGAAGTGAAGTCGGCCGGCAATCGTCGCGGCGGCTTTGGCGGAGGTCGTGGGCGCGGCGGCAATCGCCCCGCCGCCGAGCCGGGACCGAAACTGTCGCCGGCCGATGTCGAGAACTTTCCGGACGCCAAGTGGTACGATCCGTACGTGCTGCGGACGATCTTCCTGGAGTTCGAGAACGACGACTGGGAGCAAGAACTGGAAGATTTTCATGACACCGACGTCGAGGCGGTGGCGACGCTGACTGTCGATGGCAAGAGTTACCAGAACGTCGGCATCCGGTTTCGCGGCGCGTCGTCGTACTTCATGGTTCCGGCTGGCTACAAGCGGTCGCTGAACGTCTCGCTCGACCTGGCCGATGAGGATCAGCGGTTGCATGGCTACAAAACGCTCAATTTGCTCAACGGCGCCAGCGACGCGTCATTCATGAGCACCGTCCTCTATTCGCAAATTGCCCGCGAGTTTATCCCGGCGCCCAAAGCGAACCACGTGCGGGTCGTCATCAACGGCGAGAGCTGGGGCGTCTACACCAACGTGCAGCAGTTCGACAAAGACTTTTTGAAGGAGAACTATCCTTCGTCGAAGGGAACCCGCTGGAAGGTAAGCGGCAGCCCCAACGGCGACGGCGGGCTTCGTTACCTGGGCGAAGATGTTGACCAGTACAAGAGCCGTTACGACATGAAGTCGAGCGACGGCGCCAAGGCCTGGGCCGCGCTGATCCGGCTCTGCCGCACGCTGAACGAAACGCCGGCAGAGCAGTTGGAAGCGGAACTGGCGCCGATGCTCGACATCGACGAGACGCTGAAGTTTTTGGCGCTCGACGTGGCGCTGGTCAACAGCGATGGCTACTGGACGCGAGCCAGCGACTACTACATCTTCCTCGACAAAGAGAAGCAGTTTCACGTCATTCCGCACGACATGAACGAGGCGTTCCAAGGAGGCCGCGGACCGGGCGGCCGTGGCCCCGGCGGACCACGCGGACCAGGTCGTTTCGGACCTCCGGCAGGCCCGGACGGCGATGGTGGTCCGATGCCGCCGGAAGGTCGCCCCGACGTGCGCCGTCCCGAGGATGGCGAACGGGGCCGACAACGTGGCCGCGGCATGTTCGGTGGGTTTGGATTTGGCTTCGGTGGCCCTGGCGGACCAGGTGGGCCCGGAGGTCATGGCGGGGTCGAGCTCGATCCGCTGGTGTCGCTCGAAAACCCACGGATGCCGCTGCGAAGCCGCTTGCTGGCGCTGCCCCATTTGCGGGAGAAATACTTGGCGTACGTGCGCGAGATCGCCGAGAAAACGTTCGCTCCGGAACATGTCGAACCGATCATCGCCCGGCATGCCGAGTTGATCGCCGCCGATATCGCCAACGACACCCGCAAACTGGAATCGCTGGAAGCGTTCGAGCAAGCGACCGCGGTGAAAGATCCCGGCGAAGGATCGCTGCTGAACTTCTTGCAGAAGCGGCGTGAGTATCTGCTGAACTACCAGCCGCCGGCTGCGAAGTAA
- a CDS encoding 3-keto-disaccharide hydrolase — protein sequence MSLRNILSLFFCLTLLAGIAAAEETAEKFAPQQENSPVAPPADAVVLLDEKTNLFLSKNGGAIDWPLEEGVLTSTRGEVRSNHLSSRLHFRDADIHVEFMLPEKGTGNSGIHIHGNYELQIINSAGKKKLTQQDMGAVYGFAPPLVDAARKPGEWQVYDIRYRAPRRDADGKITQEGEITAWLNGQKVQEGTKLGEPRSAYHPYRYKSTPYLQEIWKKQLQTSVGPVFLQDHDNTVKFRNVWVRPLDDKSYVVAGLSKEG from the coding sequence ATGTCTTTGCGAAACATCCTTTCCCTCTTCTTCTGCCTGACTCTACTGGCCGGCATTGCCGCCGCGGAAGAGACTGCTGAAAAGTTCGCTCCTCAGCAAGAAAACAGTCCCGTCGCGCCGCCGGCCGATGCGGTGGTGTTGCTCGATGAGAAGACGAACCTGTTCCTCTCCAAGAACGGCGGGGCGATTGATTGGCCGCTGGAAGAAGGCGTGCTGACGTCGACTCGCGGCGAAGTCCGTTCGAATCACCTGTCGTCGCGGCTCCATTTCCGCGACGCCGATATCCATGTCGAATTCATGCTGCCTGAGAAAGGGACTGGCAACAGTGGTATCCATATCCATGGCAACTACGAACTGCAGATCATCAACTCGGCCGGTAAAAAGAAGCTGACCCAGCAAGACATGGGTGCCGTTTACGGCTTCGCTCCGCCGCTGGTCGACGCGGCTCGCAAGCCGGGCGAGTGGCAAGTCTACGACATCCGCTACCGCGCCCCCCGCCGCGACGCCGACGGCAAGATCACGCAAGAAGGGGAAATCACCGCGTGGCTCAATGGCCAAAAGGTGCAAGAAGGAACCAAGCTGGGCGAACCACGCTCGGCCTATCATCCGTACCGCTACAAGTCGACTCCATATCTGCAAGAGATCTGGAAGAAACAGCTGCAAACGTCGGTCGGCCCAGTTTTTTTGCAAGACCACGACAACACGGTGAAGTTCCGCAACGTTTGGGTGCGGCCGCTGGATGACAAGTCGTACGTCGTGGCTGGGCTGTCGAAGGAAGGCTAA
- a CDS encoding class I adenylate-forming enzyme family protein — MVSDAPRNDATRLQSMFEKIAQATPDQMALRHGGSQLSYQQLDIATKTVAAGLRGLGVAPGDRVAWLMPNCVEAVVVTLACYQIGAIAMPLNYRYVTREVEEILARTTARLLVYHVDKRSVVQPLADSATQLVEVAGDGSVSLPFDRLLAAKADNEVASVAEADPALILFTSGSTGRPKGVVHSHGGVYSAIAQSRELFDFQPSDVVLVGKPISHAGGLHTQMFAAMLAGAEVILTMKPTPQQAVAAINQDGVTEYGMLASDLLDFVEYLEQHPTPLPSLKNAIGSGDAVPSDLHHRFRDLLNWEVMEGAGMTEVGCYYAGNPRYGKRKWGSLGIAAPGMQLRVVDASGQDCPAGEQGEIVLQTPSATIGYWNDEVATEALFQNGFLHTGDLAYRDDDGYVWFVGRQKLMIIRRGSNIAPAEVENIIDEHPLVHASVVVGVADPQDGQVPVACVALVDGADASAEASIRDYVNQHLAEYKNPVRYLFLPELPRNATGKFDRRQLAELAQTQRPDGN, encoded by the coding sequence GTGGTTAGCGACGCGCCAAGAAACGACGCCACGCGTCTGCAGTCGATGTTCGAGAAAATCGCCCAGGCAACGCCCGATCAAATGGCGCTGCGTCACGGCGGCAGTCAGCTCTCCTATCAGCAGCTAGACATCGCGACAAAAACGGTCGCCGCGGGACTTCGTGGTCTGGGCGTGGCGCCTGGCGATCGGGTCGCCTGGCTGATGCCGAACTGCGTCGAAGCGGTCGTGGTGACGCTCGCCTGTTACCAGATCGGCGCGATCGCGATGCCGCTGAACTATCGCTATGTAACGCGTGAAGTCGAAGAGATTTTAGCGCGAACGACGGCGCGGTTGCTCGTCTATCACGTCGACAAGCGAAGCGTCGTGCAACCGCTGGCCGATTCCGCAACGCAACTGGTCGAAGTCGCCGGCGACGGTTCCGTTTCCCTCCCCTTTGATCGATTGCTGGCCGCGAAGGCCGACAACGAAGTAGCGTCGGTCGCGGAAGCGGATCCGGCCCTGATTCTGTTCACTTCGGGCAGCACCGGGCGTCCCAAAGGCGTTGTTCACTCCCACGGCGGCGTCTACAGCGCGATCGCACAGTCGCGAGAACTGTTCGATTTTCAGCCCAGCGACGTCGTCCTGGTCGGCAAGCCGATCAGTCATGCCGGCGGACTGCATACGCAAATGTTCGCCGCCATGTTGGCCGGCGCCGAAGTGATCCTGACGATGAAACCGACGCCGCAGCAAGCGGTCGCTGCGATCAACCAGGATGGCGTCACCGAGTACGGCATGCTCGCCAGCGATCTGCTTGACTTTGTCGAATACCTCGAACAACATCCGACGCCGCTTCCTTCGCTCAAAAATGCGATCGGCTCGGGCGACGCGGTCCCTTCCGACTTGCATCATCGCTTTCGCGATCTGTTGAACTGGGAGGTGATGGAAGGCGCCGGGATGACCGAAGTCGGCTGCTATTACGCCGGCAACCCGCGCTACGGCAAGCGAAAGTGGGGATCGCTGGGAATCGCGGCGCCCGGCATGCAGCTGCGCGTGGTCGATGCCAGCGGCCAGGATTGCCCAGCCGGCGAGCAGGGAGAAATCGTGCTGCAAACGCCGTCGGCCACGATCGGCTATTGGAATGACGAAGTGGCGACCGAGGCGCTGTTTCAAAACGGTTTTCTCCACACCGGCGATCTCGCTTACCGCGACGATGATGGGTATGTCTGGTTCGTCGGCCGACAAAAGCTGATGATCATTCGCCGCGGATCAAACATCGCTCCGGCCGAAGTCGAAAACATCATCGACGAACATCCATTGGTGCACGCGTCGGTCGTGGTCGGCGTTGCTGATCCGCAAGATGGCCAGGTCCCGGTCGCTTGCGTCGCGCTGGTCGACGGAGCGGACGCATCGGCCGAGGCGTCGATCCGCGACTATGTGAATCAGCACTTAGCGGAGTACAAGAACCCGGTCCGCTATCTCTTTCTTCCGGAACTACCGCGCAACGCGACCGGCAAGTTTGACCGGCGGCAACTCGCGGAACTGGCCCAAACGCAGCGACCCGACGGAAACTAG
- a CDS encoding glycoside hydrolase family 97 protein has translation MRFPLLASVAVAIAFCSSVVGYELKSPDGRIQVQLDVKASGGKSQLQYQVAVAGEPLIADSSITFVRDDKTVIGDQLKFVSQSEAASHDETWKTVYGERAEIRDHYRTQTFRFVDTKADCPFTVELRCYDCGVAFRTTLGDGEPLTIKEERSEFRFVGDFPAWRTTSAQGEYDQVSLSKLGKNVERPLTVEVSDQRYVAIAEAQLVDYAAMRLRAAGDGTPTVISQLRSNVTSQTPLTTPWRVIMIGDSPGDLLEHNDLILNLNEPCAIADTSWIKPGKVIREVSLTTDGGKACVDFAVANNFHYVEFDAGWYGHEYDDASDATTITVDPKRSAGPLDLRGVIQYAKERNIGILVYVNRRALEKQLDEILPLYKSWGIAGVKYGFVNVGSQEWTAWLHDAVRQAADNQLMVDIHDEYRPVGYSRTYPNLMTQEGVRGDEATPSTSLAVTTLFTRNLAGAADHTICYFDGRVDKNWTHGQQLAKAVCTYSPWQFMYWYDRPPAPQQDGKNSRNRIVDSPELQFFKDVPTVWDETRVLEGEIGEYAVIARRSGPDWYIGAINANQKREFRVKLDFLANGATYQACRYIDDPTIDTATKVRVEKSEVNVGEELVLTLEANGGEAIRISLVR, from the coding sequence ATGCGTTTCCCTCTACTGGCCAGCGTCGCTGTGGCGATCGCGTTTTGCTCTTCCGTCGTCGGCTACGAACTAAAGTCGCCCGACGGCCGCATTCAAGTTCAACTTGACGTGAAGGCATCCGGCGGAAAATCGCAACTGCAGTACCAGGTTGCCGTCGCTGGAGAGCCGCTGATCGCCGACTCGTCGATTACGTTCGTCCGTGATGACAAGACCGTGATCGGCGATCAGCTGAAATTCGTCAGCCAGAGCGAAGCGGCGAGCCATGACGAGACCTGGAAGACCGTCTATGGCGAACGCGCTGAGATCCGTGATCACTACCGCACGCAGACGTTTCGGTTCGTCGATACCAAGGCCGATTGCCCGTTTACCGTCGAGCTGCGCTGTTACGACTGCGGGGTGGCTTTTCGCACCACGCTTGGCGACGGCGAGCCGCTGACGATCAAAGAAGAACGTAGCGAGTTTCGTTTTGTCGGCGATTTCCCCGCCTGGCGAACCACCAGCGCTCAAGGGGAATACGACCAGGTTTCGCTCAGCAAACTGGGGAAGAACGTCGAGCGTCCGCTGACCGTCGAAGTAAGCGACCAGCGCTACGTAGCGATTGCCGAAGCCCAATTGGTCGACTACGCCGCCATGCGGCTGCGCGCCGCTGGCGACGGTACGCCGACCGTGATCAGTCAACTGCGGAGTAACGTGACCAGCCAGACGCCGCTAACGACGCCGTGGCGGGTGATCATGATCGGCGACAGTCCCGGCGACTTGCTGGAGCACAATGACCTGATCCTGAACTTGAACGAGCCGTGCGCGATCGCCGACACCTCTTGGATCAAGCCGGGCAAGGTGATTCGCGAAGTGAGCCTGACGACCGATGGCGGCAAAGCGTGCGTCGATTTCGCGGTGGCGAACAATTTTCACTATGTCGAGTTCGACGCCGGCTGGTATGGTCACGAGTATGACGACGCCTCGGACGCGACGACCATCACGGTTGATCCCAAGCGTTCGGCCGGGCCGCTCGACTTACGTGGCGTCATCCAGTACGCGAAAGAACGGAACATTGGGATTCTGGTCTACGTGAATCGTCGGGCTTTGGAAAAGCAACTCGACGAGATCTTGCCGCTGTACAAGTCGTGGGGTATCGCCGGCGTGAAGTATGGGTTCGTCAACGTTGGTTCGCAAGAATGGACCGCCTGGCTGCACGATGCCGTTCGCCAAGCGGCCGACAACCAGTTGATGGTCGACATCCATGACGAGTATCGCCCGGTCGGCTATTCGCGAACCTATCCCAATCTGATGACGCAGGAAGGCGTACGTGGCGACGAAGCGACCCCATCGACCAGCCTGGCGGTGACGACCCTGTTTACCCGCAACCTGGCCGGCGCCGCCGATCATACGATCTGCTACTTCGACGGTCGCGTCGACAAGAATTGGACGCATGGTCAGCAATTGGCGAAAGCGGTCTGCACCTATTCGCCGTGGCAGTTTATGTATTGGTACGACAGGCCGCCGGCGCCACAGCAAGACGGCAAGAATTCGCGCAATCGCATCGTCGATTCGCCGGAACTGCAGTTTTTCAAAGATGTGCCGACCGTGTGGGATGAGACCCGCGTCCTGGAAGGCGAAATCGGCGAGTACGCGGTCATCGCTCGCCGCAGCGGCCCGGACTGGTACATCGGCGCGATCAACGCCAACCAAAAGCGAGAATTCCGCGTGAAGCTCGATTTTCTCGCCAACGGCGCCACGTATCAGGCCTGCCGCTATATCGACGACCCGACGATCGATACCGCCACCAAGGTGCGGGTCGAAAAGAGCGAGGTCAACGTCGGTGAAGAACTGGTGCTGACGTTGGAAGCCAACGGCGGCGAGGCGATTCGGATTTCGCTGGTTCGGTAG
- a CDS encoding carboxypeptidase-like regulatory domain-containing protein: protein MNTPLRALTTICVSIATAALVVGCSSKEDKWTRGRPPVYPANGQVMLDGQPVAEAMVTFQPVDESGKGGAARTDANGYFEAQTFEPGDGLTEGAHRVAIQKTKMVDRQGNEVTVIYEPGDAIERNFLPAKYAKYEKSDIEVQIDPVSENDLGQIQLTK from the coding sequence ATGAATACCCCGCTTCGTGCGCTGACCACAATCTGCGTTTCAATCGCCACGGCCGCCCTGGTCGTCGGCTGCTCTAGCAAAGAGGACAAATGGACCCGCGGGCGACCGCCGGTTTATCCCGCCAACGGTCAGGTGATGCTAGATGGCCAGCCGGTCGCCGAAGCGATGGTCACCTTTCAGCCGGTTGACGAAAGCGGCAAAGGAGGCGCCGCGCGGACCGACGCCAACGGCTATTTCGAGGCGCAGACCTTCGAGCCAGGTGACGGTTTGACCGAAGGTGCTCATCGCGTCGCGATTCAAAAAACGAAAATGGTCGATCGCCAGGGAAATGAAGTGACCGTAATTTACGAACCGGGAGACGCGATCGAGAGAAACTTCTTGCCCGCCAAGTATGCGAAATACGAGAAGTCGGATATTGAAGTCCAGATCGATCCGGTCAGCGAAAACGATCTGGGGCAGATCCAGTTAACGAAATAG
- a CDS encoding DUF1559 domain-containing protein, with translation MKRPAFTLVELLVVIAIIGVLIALLLPAVQQAREAARRMSCSNNLKQLGLALHNYHDTYNAMPPRQGGTDISGNGSPRWSAFVNLLPFFEAGARYDQINTNGRHVWHGDANSGYVGQIEAIICPSDGLYSPTGADRSNTYSPLNYGLVMGDHYSINFNSAEPDENIRGIFGYLVYTRFRDVTDGLSNTIAMSEIIVAPDGDQLGRAAGGSTTNPLACRAYLTGNNYTSGSLIAQYRCHGQRWQDGRPGYCAINTILPPNSATCSSQASSGIYSASSRHPGGVLALFADASVHFIPETIDTGNLSLSATNSGPSPYGVWGALGTKSGGEVNTSL, from the coding sequence ATGAAACGACCCGCGTTTACGCTCGTTGAACTTCTCGTGGTCATCGCCATTATCGGCGTCTTGATCGCCCTGTTATTGCCGGCCGTACAGCAGGCCCGCGAAGCGGCTCGACGCATGAGCTGCTCGAACAATCTGAAGCAGTTGGGCCTGGCGCTGCACAACTACCACGACACCTACAACGCCATGCCGCCGCGACAAGGGGGAACTGATATCTCGGGCAACGGCAGCCCACGCTGGAGCGCCTTTGTGAACCTGCTCCCCTTCTTTGAAGCGGGCGCACGGTATGACCAGATCAACACGAATGGACGCCACGTCTGGCATGGCGACGCCAACTCAGGCTATGTCGGTCAGATCGAAGCGATCATCTGCCCCTCCGACGGGCTGTATTCGCCAACCGGCGCCGATCGCAGCAACACCTACTCGCCGCTGAACTATGGCCTGGTGATGGGAGACCATTACAGCATCAACTTCAACTCGGCCGAGCCGGACGAGAACATCCGCGGCATCTTCGGCTATCTCGTCTACACCCGGTTCCGCGATGTCACCGACGGCCTAAGTAACACGATCGCCATGTCCGAAATTATTGTGGCGCCCGACGGAGACCAACTCGGCCGTGCTGCGGGCGGTTCGACTACCAATCCGCTGGCTTGCCGCGCCTATTTGACCGGCAACAACTACACCTCCGGTTCGTTGATTGCCCAATATCGTTGCCATGGTCAACGTTGGCAGGATGGTCGCCCGGGCTACTGCGCGATCAACACGATCTTGCCGCCCAACAGCGCCACGTGCAGTTCGCAAGCGAGCAGCGGAATCTACTCGGCGTCAAGTCGGCATCCCGGCGGCGTGTTGGCGCTGTTCGCCGACGCATCGGTTCACTTCATTCCCGAGACCATTGATACCGGCAACCTTTCGTTGTCGGCGACGAACTCGGGCCCCAGTCCTTACGGCGTTTGGGGCGCACTCGGAACGAAGAGCGGCGGCGAGGTGAATACCTCGCTGTAG